A single Dunckerocampus dactyliophorus isolate RoL2022-P2 chromosome 2, RoL_Ddac_1.1, whole genome shotgun sequence DNA region contains:
- the fubp1 gene encoding far upstream element-binding protein 1 isoform X7, with protein sequence MADYSSVAPPSSGGGMNDAFKDALQRARQIAAKIGGDGVAAPSTGDFGYGGQKRPLEDADQPETKKVATNDAFSAMGGIGGPSRSASEEYKVPDGMVGFIIGRGGEQISRLQQESGCKIQIAPDSGGMPDRSVTLTGPPESIMTAKRLLQEIVEKGRPAPAFHHSDGPGMTVQEIMVPASKAGLVIGKGGETIKSLQERAGVKMVMIQDGPQNTGADKPLRISGEPFKVQQAKEMVMELIREQGFREQRGEYGSRIGGDSLDVPVPRFAVGIVIGRNGEMIKKIQSDTGVRIQFKPDDGSAPDRIAQIMGPPDQAQHAAEIITDLLRSVQAGGPPGHGGGRGRGRGQGNWNMGPPGGLQEFTFTVPTMKTGLIIGKGGETIKCISQQSGARIELQRNPPPNSDPNVKMFTVRGSPQQIDYARQLVEEKIGGPVTPMGGPHGPPGPHGGPGPHGPPGPPGPPGAPMGPYNPGPYNQGPPGPHGPPAPYQPQGWGNGYPHWQQGQPDPSSDKAAADANAAAWAAYYAQYGQQPQAPMTPTSGAPGTTQSNGQGQQSQQPQDYTKAWEEYYKKQGQAAPQPAAPAAAAPATQAGGQPDYSAAWAEYYRQQAAYYGTGNPQTMGAAPQAPQVRPLLRD encoded by the exons ATGGCGGACTACAGCAGCGTGGCTCCCCCGTCCTCCGGCGGcggaatgaatgatgcttttaAAGACGCCCTTCAGAGAGCGCGACAG ATCGCAGCGAAAATAGGCGGCGATGGCGTTGCAGCACCATCAACGGGCGATTTCGGCTACGGAGGCCAGAAAAGGCCCCTGGAGGACGCTG ACCAACCAGAGACGAAGAAAGTGGCAACCAATGATG ctttTTCTGCCATGGGAGGAATTGGTGGCCCCTCGAG GTCAGCATCAGAAGAATACAAGGTTCCTGATGGAATGGTTGGATTTA TTATTGGAAGAGGCGGTGAACAAATATCACGTCTGCAGCAGGAGTCCGGGTGCAAAATACAGATTGCTCCTG ACAGTGGAGGCATGCCTGATAGATCAGTGACATTGACAGGACCACCAGAATCCATCAT GACAGCAAAGAGGTTGCTCCAGGAGATTGTTGAGAAGGGGCGACCAGCCCCAGCGTTCCATCACAGCGATGGCCCAGGCATGACCGTTCAGGAGATTATGGTTCCTGCCTCAAAAGCTGGCTTGGTCATTGGGAAGGGAGGCGAGACCATCAAGAGCCTTCAG GAAAGGGCGGGAGTGAAGATGGTCATGATCCAAGAtggcccccaaaacacaggcgCAGACAAACCTCTCCGTATTTCAGGAGAGCCATTTAAAGTTCAG CAAGCTAAAGAGATGGTGATGGAGCTAATCAGAGAACAGGGCTTTAGAGAGCAGAGGGGCGAATACGGCTCCAGGATCGGAGGGGACAGCTTAGac GTTCCTGTTCCTCGGTTTGCGGTTGGAATTGTCATTGGCAGAAATGGAGAGATGATCAAGAAAATACAGAGTGACACGGGCGTCAGGATCCAGTTTAAACCAG ATGATGGCAGTGCACCAGACAGGATAGCACAGATCATGGGTCCTCCTGACCAGGCTCAGCATGCAGCAGAAATCATTACGGACCTGCTGAGGAGTGTCCAGGCTGGAGGTCCTCCTGGTCACGGTGGCGGAAGAGGCCGAGGACGTGGGCAGGGCAATTGGAACATGGGTCCGCCTGGTGGCCTGCAGGAGTTTACCTTCACTGTTCCAACCATGAAGACTGGCCTCATCATTGGAAAAG GTGGTGAGACCATTAAATGCATCAGCCAACAGTCAGGAGCCAGGATTGAGCTGCAGAGGAACCCTCCACCAAACTCAGACCccaatgttaaaatgttcacAGTCAGGGGCTCCCCCCAGCAGATAGACTACGCCAGACAGCTGGTGGAGGAGAAAATTGGG gGACCTGTTACTCCAATGGGTGGCCCACATGGTCCTCCTGGTCCACATGGAGGTCCAGGCCCACATGGTCCTCCTGGACCACCAGGACCTCCTGGAGCTCCGATGGGTCCATACAACCCTGGACCTTACAACCAAGGACCCCCAGGACCACA TGGTCCCCCAGCTCCATACCAGCCTCAGGGGTGGGGCAATGGCTACCCGCACTGGCAACAGGGACAGCCTGACCCAAGT TCAGACAAAGCAGCAGCTGATGCAAATGCTGCAGCGTGGGCAGCCTACTACGCCCAGTATGGTCAACAACCTCAGGCTCCAATGACCCCCACCAGTGGAGCACCAGGCACGACTCAGTCCAATGGTCAAG GTCAACAGAGTCAACAACCTCAGGACTACACTAAAGCTTGGGAGGAGTACTACAAGAAACAAG GTCAAGCTGCTCCTCAGCCGGCGGCACCAGCAGCTGCGGCCCCAGCCACCCAGGCCGGTGGCCAACCAGACTATAGCGCCGCCTGGGCCGAGTACTACCGGCAGCAGGCGGCTTACTATGGCACAGGCAATCCTCAGACCATGGGTGCAGCACCACAAGCCCCTCAGGTACGCCCCCTCCTTCGAGATTAG
- the fubp1 gene encoding far upstream element-binding protein 1 isoform X5, giving the protein MADYSSVAPPSSGGGMNDAFKDALQRARQIAAKIGGDGVAAPSTGDFGYGGQKRPLEDAGGYFPMPNLNIDQPETKKVATNDAFSAMGGIGGPSRSASEEYKVPDGMVGFIIGRGGEQISRLQQESGCKIQIAPDSGGMPDRSVTLTGPPESIMTAKRLLQEIVEKGRPAPAFHHSDGPGMTVQEIMVPASKAGLVIGKGGETIKSLQERAGVKMVMIQDGPQNTGADKPLRISGEPFKVQQAKEMVMELIREQGFREQRGEYGSRIGGDSLDVPVPRFAVGIVIGRNGEMIKKIQSDTGVRIQFKPDDGSAPDRIAQIMGPPDQAQHAAEIITDLLRSVQAGGPPGHGGGRGRGRGQGNWNMGPPGGLQEFTFTVPTMKTGLIIGKGGETIKCISQQSGARIELQRNPPPNSDPNVKMFTVRGSPQQIDYARQLVEEKIGGPVTPMGGPHGPPGPHGGPGPHGPPGPPGPPGAPMGPYNPGPYNQGPPGPHGPPAPYQPQGWGNGYPHWQQGQPDPSSDKAAADANAAAWAAYYAQYGQQPQAPMTPTSGAPGTTQSNGQGQQSQQPQDYTKAWEEYYKKQGQAAPQPAAPAAAAPATQAGGQPDYSAAWAEYYRQQAAYYGTGNPQTMGAAPQAPQVRPLLRD; this is encoded by the exons ATGGCGGACTACAGCAGCGTGGCTCCCCCGTCCTCCGGCGGcggaatgaatgatgcttttaAAGACGCCCTTCAGAGAGCGCGACAG ATCGCAGCGAAAATAGGCGGCGATGGCGTTGCAGCACCATCAACGGGCGATTTCGGCTACGGAGGCCAGAAAAGGCCCCTGGAGGACGCTGGTGGGTATTTTCCCATGCCTAACCTGAATATCG ACCAACCAGAGACGAAGAAAGTGGCAACCAATGATG ctttTTCTGCCATGGGAGGAATTGGTGGCCCCTCGAG GTCAGCATCAGAAGAATACAAGGTTCCTGATGGAATGGTTGGATTTA TTATTGGAAGAGGCGGTGAACAAATATCACGTCTGCAGCAGGAGTCCGGGTGCAAAATACAGATTGCTCCTG ACAGTGGAGGCATGCCTGATAGATCAGTGACATTGACAGGACCACCAGAATCCATCAT GACAGCAAAGAGGTTGCTCCAGGAGATTGTTGAGAAGGGGCGACCAGCCCCAGCGTTCCATCACAGCGATGGCCCAGGCATGACCGTTCAGGAGATTATGGTTCCTGCCTCAAAAGCTGGCTTGGTCATTGGGAAGGGAGGCGAGACCATCAAGAGCCTTCAG GAAAGGGCGGGAGTGAAGATGGTCATGATCCAAGAtggcccccaaaacacaggcgCAGACAAACCTCTCCGTATTTCAGGAGAGCCATTTAAAGTTCAG CAAGCTAAAGAGATGGTGATGGAGCTAATCAGAGAACAGGGCTTTAGAGAGCAGAGGGGCGAATACGGCTCCAGGATCGGAGGGGACAGCTTAGac GTTCCTGTTCCTCGGTTTGCGGTTGGAATTGTCATTGGCAGAAATGGAGAGATGATCAAGAAAATACAGAGTGACACGGGCGTCAGGATCCAGTTTAAACCAG ATGATGGCAGTGCACCAGACAGGATAGCACAGATCATGGGTCCTCCTGACCAGGCTCAGCATGCAGCAGAAATCATTACGGACCTGCTGAGGAGTGTCCAGGCTGGAGGTCCTCCTGGTCACGGTGGCGGAAGAGGCCGAGGACGTGGGCAGGGCAATTGGAACATGGGTCCGCCTGGTGGCCTGCAGGAGTTTACCTTCACTGTTCCAACCATGAAGACTGGCCTCATCATTGGAAAAG GTGGTGAGACCATTAAATGCATCAGCCAACAGTCAGGAGCCAGGATTGAGCTGCAGAGGAACCCTCCACCAAACTCAGACCccaatgttaaaatgttcacAGTCAGGGGCTCCCCCCAGCAGATAGACTACGCCAGACAGCTGGTGGAGGAGAAAATTGGG gGACCTGTTACTCCAATGGGTGGCCCACATGGTCCTCCTGGTCCACATGGAGGTCCAGGCCCACATGGTCCTCCTGGACCACCAGGACCTCCTGGAGCTCCGATGGGTCCATACAACCCTGGACCTTACAACCAAGGACCCCCAGGACCACA TGGTCCCCCAGCTCCATACCAGCCTCAGGGGTGGGGCAATGGCTACCCGCACTGGCAACAGGGACAGCCTGACCCAAGT TCAGACAAAGCAGCAGCTGATGCAAATGCTGCAGCGTGGGCAGCCTACTACGCCCAGTATGGTCAACAACCTCAGGCTCCAATGACCCCCACCAGTGGAGCACCAGGCACGACTCAGTCCAATGGTCAAG GTCAACAGAGTCAACAACCTCAGGACTACACTAAAGCTTGGGAGGAGTACTACAAGAAACAAG GTCAAGCTGCTCCTCAGCCGGCGGCACCAGCAGCTGCGGCCCCAGCCACCCAGGCCGGTGGCCAACCAGACTATAGCGCCGCCTGGGCCGAGTACTACCGGCAGCAGGCGGCTTACTATGGCACAGGCAATCCTCAGACCATGGGTGCAGCACCACAAGCCCCTCAGGTACGCCCCCTCCTTCGAGATTAG
- the fubp1 gene encoding far upstream element-binding protein 1 isoform X8 yields MADYSSVAPPSSGGGMNDAFKDALQRARQIAAKIGGDGVAAPSTGDFGYGGQKRPLEDADQPETKKVATNDAFSAMGGIGGPSRSASEEYKVPDGMVGFIIGRGGEQISRLQQESGCKIQIAPDSGGMPDRSVTLTGPPESIMTAKRLLQEIVEKGRPAPAFHHSDGPGMTVQEIMVPASKAGLVIGKGGETIKSLQERAGVKMVMIQDGPQNTGADKPLRISGEPFKVQQAKEMVMELIREQGFREQRGEYGSRIGGDSLDVPVPRFAVGIVIGRNGEMIKKIQSDTGVRIQFKPDDGSAPDRIAQIMGPPDQAQHAAEIITDLLRSVQAGGPPGHGGGRGRGRGQGNWNMGPPGGLQEFTFTVPTMKTGLIIGKGGETIKCISQQSGARIELQRNPPPNSDPNVKMFTVRGSPQQIDYARQLVEEKIGGPVTPMGGPHGPPGPHGGPGPHGPPGPPGPPGAPMGPYNPGPYNQGPPGPHGPPAPYQPQGWGNGYPHWQQGQPDPNKAAADANAAAWAAYYAQYGQQPQAPMTPTSGAPGTTQSNGQGDPQAAGQSGQADYTKAWEDYYKKMGQQSQQPQDYTKAWEEYYKKQGQAAPQPAAPAAAAPATQAGGQPDYSAAWAEYYRQQAAYYGTGNPQTMGAAPQAPQVRPLLRD; encoded by the exons ATGGCGGACTACAGCAGCGTGGCTCCCCCGTCCTCCGGCGGcggaatgaatgatgcttttaAAGACGCCCTTCAGAGAGCGCGACAG ATCGCAGCGAAAATAGGCGGCGATGGCGTTGCAGCACCATCAACGGGCGATTTCGGCTACGGAGGCCAGAAAAGGCCCCTGGAGGACGCTG ACCAACCAGAGACGAAGAAAGTGGCAACCAATGATG ctttTTCTGCCATGGGAGGAATTGGTGGCCCCTCGAG GTCAGCATCAGAAGAATACAAGGTTCCTGATGGAATGGTTGGATTTA TTATTGGAAGAGGCGGTGAACAAATATCACGTCTGCAGCAGGAGTCCGGGTGCAAAATACAGATTGCTCCTG ACAGTGGAGGCATGCCTGATAGATCAGTGACATTGACAGGACCACCAGAATCCATCAT GACAGCAAAGAGGTTGCTCCAGGAGATTGTTGAGAAGGGGCGACCAGCCCCAGCGTTCCATCACAGCGATGGCCCAGGCATGACCGTTCAGGAGATTATGGTTCCTGCCTCAAAAGCTGGCTTGGTCATTGGGAAGGGAGGCGAGACCATCAAGAGCCTTCAG GAAAGGGCGGGAGTGAAGATGGTCATGATCCAAGAtggcccccaaaacacaggcgCAGACAAACCTCTCCGTATTTCAGGAGAGCCATTTAAAGTTCAG CAAGCTAAAGAGATGGTGATGGAGCTAATCAGAGAACAGGGCTTTAGAGAGCAGAGGGGCGAATACGGCTCCAGGATCGGAGGGGACAGCTTAGac GTTCCTGTTCCTCGGTTTGCGGTTGGAATTGTCATTGGCAGAAATGGAGAGATGATCAAGAAAATACAGAGTGACACGGGCGTCAGGATCCAGTTTAAACCAG ATGATGGCAGTGCACCAGACAGGATAGCACAGATCATGGGTCCTCCTGACCAGGCTCAGCATGCAGCAGAAATCATTACGGACCTGCTGAGGAGTGTCCAGGCTGGAGGTCCTCCTGGTCACGGTGGCGGAAGAGGCCGAGGACGTGGGCAGGGCAATTGGAACATGGGTCCGCCTGGTGGCCTGCAGGAGTTTACCTTCACTGTTCCAACCATGAAGACTGGCCTCATCATTGGAAAAG GTGGTGAGACCATTAAATGCATCAGCCAACAGTCAGGAGCCAGGATTGAGCTGCAGAGGAACCCTCCACCAAACTCAGACCccaatgttaaaatgttcacAGTCAGGGGCTCCCCCCAGCAGATAGACTACGCCAGACAGCTGGTGGAGGAGAAAATTGGG gGACCTGTTACTCCAATGGGTGGCCCACATGGTCCTCCTGGTCCACATGGAGGTCCAGGCCCACATGGTCCTCCTGGACCACCAGGACCTCCTGGAGCTCCGATGGGTCCATACAACCCTGGACCTTACAACCAAGGACCCCCAGGACCACA TGGTCCCCCAGCTCCATACCAGCCTCAGGGGTGGGGCAATGGCTACCCGCACTGGCAACAGGGACAGCCTGACCCAA ACAAAGCAGCAGCTGATGCAAATGCTGCAGCGTGGGCAGCCTACTACGCCCAGTATGGTCAACAACCTCAGGCTCCAATGACCCCCACCAGTGGAGCACCAGGCACGACTCAGTCCAATGGTCAAG gtgACCCACAGGCTGCAGGTCAGAGTGGACAGGCAGATTACACCAAGGCCTGGGAGGATTATTACAAGAAAATGG GTCAACAGAGTCAACAACCTCAGGACTACACTAAAGCTTGGGAGGAGTACTACAAGAAACAAG GTCAAGCTGCTCCTCAGCCGGCGGCACCAGCAGCTGCGGCCCCAGCCACCCAGGCCGGTGGCCAACCAGACTATAGCGCCGCCTGGGCCGAGTACTACCGGCAGCAGGCGGCTTACTATGGCACAGGCAATCCTCAGACCATGGGTGCAGCACCACAAGCCCCTCAGGTACGCCCCCTCCTTCGAGATTAG